The following proteins come from a genomic window of Deltaproteobacteria bacterium IMCC39524:
- a CDS encoding TIGR04282 family arsenosugar biosynthesis glycosyltransferase, whose amino-acid sequence MDKPVEKVDNSLNSNIFNHSGPVIGLFAKEPVAGRVKTRLSPALTTEQACWLYQISLCETVNRLLAADLPLVLCYDGRREWFAEAFPGLPLLAQVGDSLGDRMSNAVQELFHLLDGPVLLAGSDSPDLPISLVDQALQSLRETDVVTIPCRDGGYVVVGLRRSTTELFAGIPWSTSGVLQATRQACRRNGLSYAETEEWYDLDEIDDLRQLVIRSPESATARHLLADLQERL is encoded by the coding sequence GTGGATAAACCTGTGGAAAAGGTGGATAACTCGTTAAACAGCAACATTTTTAATCATTCTGGCCCTGTTATCGGCCTGTTTGCCAAGGAGCCGGTTGCGGGTCGTGTCAAGACCAGGCTGTCTCCAGCCTTAACCACAGAGCAGGCCTGTTGGCTCTACCAGATCTCACTGTGCGAGACTGTGAATCGTCTGCTCGCCGCGGACTTGCCGCTGGTGCTCTGCTACGACGGACGACGGGAATGGTTTGCTGAAGCCTTCCCGGGGCTGCCGCTACTGGCACAAGTTGGTGATAGTCTCGGCGATCGCATGAGCAACGCTGTCCAGGAACTCTTTCATCTCCTTGATGGACCGGTTCTTTTGGCGGGCTCCGACAGCCCCGATTTACCCATAAGCCTGGTTGATCAGGCTTTGCAGTCACTCCGGGAAACGGACGTGGTCACCATCCCCTGCCGTGATGGCGGCTATGTTGTCGTCGGTCTGAGGCGGTCGACCACAGAGTTGTTTGCCGGCATCCCCTGGAGCACCTCAGGGGTCTTGCAGGCAACCCGACAGGCCTGTCGGCGGAACGGCTTGAGCTACGCCGAAACAGAAGAGTGGTACGATCTGGATGAAATTGATGATCTGCGCCAGCTGGTAATACGCTCTCCCGAATCGGCGACCGCCCGTCATCTTCTTGCCGATCTGCAAGAACGGCTATAA